The proteins below come from a single Bryobacter aggregatus MPL3 genomic window:
- the truB gene encoding tRNA pseudouridine(55) synthase TruB: METLIETLCGVVVLDKPTGWTSHDAVNKLRRIAGTKKVGHLGTLDPLATGVLPLVVGKATRLSQFYTKDRKAYSAVVRFGHATDSYDRDGEQVGEHVDVTLDRSTIEPLLASFRGPLEQMPPAVSAKKINGVPAYKLARQQKPVELKAVPVEVYLLEIDQVEGPDLQIRLECSAGTYVRSIAHELGQALGCGAYVQELRRTLSGEFAIADAFTLEQLESMAKEGRFPEAMLRGERLLPNFPSETVDTLTESQIRQGRDFRTSPFRITQSTKYVKAMNREGDVIAIGEQKLPNLYHPILVL, from the coding sequence TTGGAAACTCTGATTGAAACTCTATGCGGAGTCGTCGTGCTCGACAAACCGACGGGCTGGACTTCGCACGATGCAGTGAATAAGCTCCGCCGGATCGCCGGGACCAAGAAGGTCGGACACCTCGGAACCCTGGACCCGCTGGCAACCGGCGTCCTCCCTCTCGTGGTTGGAAAAGCAACCCGGCTCTCGCAGTTCTATACGAAAGACCGTAAGGCCTACTCGGCCGTCGTGCGCTTTGGCCATGCCACCGATTCCTATGATCGTGATGGGGAACAGGTTGGCGAGCACGTCGATGTGACCCTCGATCGCAGCACGATTGAGCCACTCCTCGCATCCTTTCGTGGTCCACTCGAACAGATGCCCCCCGCGGTTTCCGCAAAGAAGATCAACGGAGTGCCGGCCTACAAATTGGCGCGGCAACAGAAGCCGGTCGAATTAAAAGCAGTTCCGGTAGAGGTTTATCTCCTCGAGATCGATCAGGTGGAAGGCCCGGACCTACAGATCCGTCTCGAGTGCTCCGCCGGCACCTACGTCCGGTCGATTGCCCATGAGCTCGGCCAAGCGCTCGGCTGTGGCGCCTATGTGCAGGAGCTGCGGCGCACACTCAGCGGCGAATTCGCGATTGCCGATGCGTTCACACTCGAACAATTGGAATCTATGGCAAAAGAGGGACGCTTTCCCGAGGCGATGTTGCGCGGCGAGAGGCTGCTGCCGAATTTCCCTTCCGAGACCGTCGACACGCTAACGGAATCACAAATCCGCCAAGGCCGCGACTTCCGCACTTCGCCCTTCCGCATCACCCAAAGCACCAAGTACGTCAAAGCGATGAACCGAGAAGGCGACGTGATCGCGATCGGCGAACAAAAGCTGCCGAACCTCTACCACCCCATTCTGGTGCTCTGA
- the glmU gene encoding bifunctional UDP-N-acetylglucosamine diphosphorylase/glucosamine-1-phosphate N-acetyltransferase GlmU codes for MQTELSAIVLAAGLGTRMKSRKAKVLHEAGGQALVEHVLDAAGTTVPADRITVVVGHQAEQVRALLAPRGCHFVMQTEQRGTGHAVAMCRGVAPENGWTLLLYGDCPLLTSQTIARLVAAQQRSGAAATLITTVLDDPHGYGRILRAEDGSVAAIVEQKAATPEQLQIREINSGIYCIDSELLWRHIAEIEPNPASGEIYLTDIVEILRRAGKRVEALVLEDASEILGINQRLELAEADRILRARKTKQLMLDGVTIFQPETVAIDAKVEIGQDSVIAAFTQILGKTKIGADCTVGAGTVIRDSVIADGVTIGEYCFVGTSVVETGAQIGPFSRLRLENHVGAGAQIGNFVELKKTRFGAGAKAMHLAYLGDSLVGAGVNIGAGTITCNFDGANKHTTEIGDGVFVGSNSTLVAPVKLEADSYIGAGSVITDPVPGDTLALGRSRQVNKAGWVQRKRAQKPSKD; via the coding sequence ATGCAAACGGAATTGAGCGCCATCGTGCTGGCGGCAGGGCTAGGGACTCGGATGAAGAGCCGCAAGGCGAAGGTACTTCATGAAGCCGGTGGCCAGGCTCTGGTGGAACACGTTCTGGATGCTGCCGGAACGACTGTGCCCGCGGATCGCATTACGGTGGTTGTCGGGCATCAGGCGGAACAAGTCCGTGCGTTACTCGCTCCCCGGGGTTGTCATTTCGTGATGCAGACGGAGCAGCGGGGGACCGGGCACGCGGTGGCGATGTGCCGTGGTGTGGCGCCAGAGAATGGTTGGACACTTCTGCTTTATGGGGATTGCCCCTTGCTGACCTCACAGACCATTGCGCGCCTGGTAGCGGCCCAGCAACGAAGCGGAGCGGCTGCGACGTTGATCACCACAGTCCTCGACGACCCGCATGGCTACGGGCGGATCCTGCGCGCAGAAGACGGCAGTGTAGCGGCGATTGTCGAACAGAAGGCAGCGACTCCAGAGCAGCTGCAGATCCGCGAGATCAATTCCGGTATCTATTGCATCGATAGCGAATTGCTCTGGCGGCACATTGCAGAAATCGAGCCCAATCCCGCGTCTGGCGAAATTTATCTCACCGACATCGTTGAGATTCTCCGCCGGGCCGGTAAGCGTGTCGAGGCGCTGGTGCTGGAGGATGCGAGCGAGATCCTCGGGATCAATCAGCGCTTAGAACTGGCGGAGGCGGATCGCATTCTGCGTGCCCGCAAGACGAAGCAATTGATGCTGGATGGCGTTACTATTTTTCAGCCAGAAACGGTAGCCATTGATGCGAAGGTCGAGATCGGACAGGACTCCGTGATCGCCGCCTTTACACAGATCCTCGGCAAGACAAAGATCGGTGCCGATTGTACGGTTGGGGCCGGCACGGTGATTCGGGATAGTGTGATTGCCGATGGAGTGACGATCGGAGAGTACTGCTTTGTCGGTACTTCTGTCGTGGAGACTGGTGCGCAGATCGGACCCTTCAGCCGTTTGCGGCTGGAGAACCATGTCGGAGCTGGGGCGCAGATCGGCAATTTTGTGGAGTTAAAGAAAACGCGATTTGGCGCTGGGGCGAAGGCGATGCATCTGGCCTATCTGGGCGACAGCCTGGTGGGTGCAGGTGTCAACATTGGCGCCGGGACGATCACCTGCAATTTTGATGGTGCCAATAAGCACACCACGGAGATTGGGGATGGGGTCTTTGTGGGGAGTAATTCTACCCTCGTTGCGCCGGTCAAGTTAGAGGCCGATAGCTACATTGGCGCCGGAAGCGTCATTACCGATCCTGTGCCGGGAGACACGCTTGCGCTGGGCCGCAGCCGTCAAGTGAACAAGGCGGGCTGGGTCCAGCGCAAGCGGGCACAGAAGCCGTCGAAGGACTGA
- a CDS encoding gluconeogenesis factor YvcK family protein has protein sequence MIAPPPGYQDVAGPLRIVSLGGGTGLSGLLHGLKEYARRGQVDITAIVTVTDDGGSSGRLRREFDILPPGDIRNCMVALSEDEALLGKLFQYRFSSGKGLKGHSFGNLFLTALTHVTGDFPRAVKVSSEVLAIYGRIYPSTNQNVGLRATMEDNSVIEGETKISKSRKRIRRLELIPNKVRPLRDAIEAIAAADLITMGPGSLYTSVIPNLLVDGIASAIRRAQATKAYFANLMWQPWETMQFSASDHLKAIFSHGGKGTVDRVILNTRPLSGAQRRRYAAEKVFPVEMDSPRIEEMGVQVVGRSLLARSEKVRHDADAIAAVALELAIEARVRRINLRGK, from the coding sequence ATGATCGCACCGCCACCTGGTTATCAGGATGTAGCGGGTCCGCTGCGCATCGTGTCTCTGGGCGGTGGGACCGGGCTGTCAGGTTTGCTCCACGGCCTGAAAGAATATGCACGCCGCGGTCAAGTGGATATCACAGCGATCGTAACCGTGACGGATGATGGCGGCTCCTCCGGCCGCCTGCGGCGCGAGTTCGATATTCTACCTCCCGGGGACATTCGCAATTGCATGGTCGCCTTGAGTGAGGATGAAGCTCTGCTCGGCAAGCTTTTTCAATACCGCTTTTCCTCGGGAAAGGGATTGAAAGGGCATAGCTTCGGCAATCTCTTTCTGACGGCACTGACGCATGTCACCGGAGACTTTCCGCGTGCGGTAAAGGTGTCGAGCGAAGTGCTGGCGATCTACGGACGCATCTATCCCTCCACCAATCAGAATGTGGGCTTGCGCGCCACGATGGAGGACAACTCTGTCATTGAGGGCGAGACGAAGATCAGCAAGAGCCGCAAGCGGATTCGCCGCCTGGAACTGATTCCGAATAAGGTCAGACCCTTACGTGATGCGATCGAGGCAATCGCCGCCGCGGATCTCATTACGATGGGGCCTGGCAGTCTCTATACGAGCGTGATTCCGAATCTTTTAGTGGACGGCATTGCTTCGGCGATTCGCCGGGCGCAGGCGACCAAGGCGTACTTTGCCAATCTGATGTGGCAACCTTGGGAGACGATGCAGTTCTCGGCGTCAGATCACCTGAAGGCGATTTTCTCCCATGGAGGGAAGGGGACTGTTGATCGGGTCATCTTGAATACGCGGCCTCTGAGCGGCGCGCAGCGGCGACGCTACGCGGCAGAGAAAGTTTTCCCCGTCGAGATGGATTCTCCGCGAATCGAAGAGATGGGTGTGCAGGTGGTGGGCCGTTCGTTGTTGGCTCGCAGCGAGAAAGTGCGGCATGATGCAGACGCCATCGCGGCTGTCGCATTGGAATTGGCAATTGAAGCGCGTGTGCGCCGGATCAATCTTCGAGGGAAATGA
- a CDS encoding GNAT family N-acetyltransferase codes for MERERALLVANLFDMMRTFAGTRPGAAIWEEDELLCVYSGLPGAVFNSVLLKTPVRTEEELKIKLAYADALFRRQDARWSLWLVEHFVPDQLLGRVGRLVERYGLTTVLRGAGMVVEELTAPSRVLPQLEIRPVQAPAARFDFCHVMSVAFRTPLATFLDVYQSDNYWKGPLQGYVAYSGTRAVGTACVLATQGVVGIYGVSVLPDVQRKGIGQRLVRYVLDLTKQETGLSMSVLESSEAAMALYQHLGYRRITGVSVYNESR; via the coding sequence ATGGAACGCGAGCGCGCACTGCTGGTGGCGAATCTGTTCGACATGATGCGGACCTTTGCGGGAACGCGTCCAGGGGCGGCGATCTGGGAAGAAGACGAACTGCTTTGTGTTTACTCCGGCTTGCCGGGCGCTGTATTCAATTCTGTTCTGCTGAAGACTCCTGTCCGCACAGAAGAAGAGCTCAAAATTAAGCTCGCTTATGCCGATGCATTATTCCGCCGGCAGGATGCGCGGTGGAGTCTGTGGCTGGTAGAGCATTTTGTGCCGGACCAGTTGCTGGGGCGAGTGGGAAGGCTGGTGGAGCGCTATGGTTTGACGACGGTGCTGCGCGGGGCTGGGATGGTGGTGGAGGAACTGACGGCGCCCAGCCGCGTCCTGCCACAACTTGAGATCCGGCCGGTGCAGGCTCCGGCTGCGAGATTTGACTTCTGCCATGTCATGTCGGTGGCTTTCCGGACACCACTGGCGACCTTTCTCGATGTCTATCAATCAGACAACTATTGGAAGGGTCCTTTGCAGGGCTATGTTGCTTACTCCGGGACTCGCGCGGTCGGCACGGCCTGCGTGCTGGCAACACAGGGTGTGGTAGGGATTTATGGTGTGAGTGTGCTGCCGGATGTACAGCGTAAAGGAATCGGACAACGCTTAGTTCGCTATGTTTTAGACCTGACCAAACAGGAGACGGGCCTGTCGATGAGTGTGTTGGAATCAAGTGAGGCGGCAATGGCTCTGTACCAGCATCTGGGTTACCGCCGGATTACTGGTGTGAGCGTTTACAACGAGAGCCGTTGA
- the priA gene encoding primosomal protein N' encodes MALFCDVCLPVPLDQPFTYALSGEARDVAQPGCRVLVPFQQRKLSGTILRIHDEKPDYKVRPIERLLDQEPVFDSKLISLGLWVARYYYAPVGEVFRIMAPLGGEIRRSKAYGLTDTGRDMAKQSLLGIVDQEDASLVVLQALESRPMSLEALKRKSPEAPALIREFLRKGYVRMEEEAQEKDPLRAHASKLNVEMLAGAPEGKLPKWERELLAYLHLHPGVHPLDELEDIVKNASQSARSLARRQLVKLTPRVGAIRRAAERPRHALNASQQAAYQAIEAGIQRKDYQAFLLQGVTGSGKTEVYLSAIEAALAMGRSALLMVPEIALTPQVAGQFALRFGEQVAILHSAFGDSERAEYWRRIRRGEARVVVGTRSSIFAPMPDLGLIIVDEEHDGSYKQEENPRYHGRDVAVVRAQQIGATVVLGSATPSLETRQNSERGKYVRLLLPERIEQRPMPAVEVIDLRQEFLETKKNALFSRRMVEAVREKLAFGEQAMLLMNRRGYSNFVACRSCGYKVECINCSVTLTFHRRDRRLLCHYCGYAEKVPVCCAKCDSEHIQFIGSGSERIEEELREAFPKARIARMDRDTINSKADYEHILHGFREGNFDILVGTQMIAKGHDIPNVTLVGIVNADIGLGMPDFRAAERSFQLLTQAAGRAGRGGLPGTVILQTINTEHYAIRFSAIQDYELFYEKELQFRKVMRYPPFASLANVVIRSERQEEALRMSGEIGEVLKDFKEGIRILGPAEAPVPRVNKEFRYQMLLKAAQRKRLGEALDRVRACAVERNWPATALVIDVDPQSLL; translated from the coding sequence ATGGCCCTTTTCTGCGATGTCTGTCTGCCCGTCCCACTCGATCAGCCTTTTACCTATGCGCTGAGCGGTGAGGCGCGCGACGTGGCGCAGCCGGGCTGCCGGGTGCTGGTGCCGTTTCAGCAGCGCAAGTTGAGCGGCACCATCCTGCGCATCCATGATGAGAAGCCGGACTACAAAGTACGGCCGATCGAACGCCTGCTCGATCAGGAACCGGTTTTCGATAGCAAGTTGATTTCTCTCGGCTTGTGGGTGGCCCGCTACTACTATGCTCCGGTGGGTGAGGTGTTCCGGATCATGGCGCCGCTTGGCGGGGAAATTCGCCGGAGCAAAGCCTATGGTCTGACGGACACGGGGCGGGACATGGCGAAGCAGAGTCTGCTGGGTATTGTGGATCAGGAGGACGCTTCACTCGTTGTGTTGCAGGCGCTCGAGAGCCGTCCGATGAGTCTGGAGGCGCTCAAGCGCAAGTCGCCTGAGGCTCCGGCGCTGATCCGGGAGTTTCTCCGGAAGGGCTATGTGCGCATGGAGGAAGAGGCGCAGGAAAAAGATCCTTTGCGGGCACATGCGTCGAAGCTGAATGTCGAGATGCTGGCGGGTGCGCCGGAAGGGAAGTTGCCGAAGTGGGAGCGGGAGCTATTGGCTTATCTGCATCTGCATCCAGGCGTGCATCCGCTCGACGAACTCGAGGATATTGTGAAGAACGCGAGCCAGAGTGCACGCAGTCTGGCCCGGCGGCAGCTGGTGAAGCTGACGCCGCGAGTGGGAGCAATTCGCCGTGCCGCCGAACGTCCGCGGCATGCTCTCAATGCGAGCCAGCAGGCCGCCTATCAGGCGATTGAGGCAGGGATCCAGCGGAAGGACTATCAGGCTTTTCTGTTGCAAGGGGTGACGGGCAGCGGCAAGACAGAGGTCTATCTGAGTGCGATCGAGGCGGCGCTGGCGATGGGACGCAGTGCGCTGTTGATGGTGCCAGAGATTGCGTTGACACCGCAGGTGGCGGGCCAGTTCGCCTTGCGTTTTGGCGAGCAGGTGGCGATCCTGCATAGTGCGTTTGGCGATAGTGAGCGTGCGGAGTATTGGCGCAGGATCCGGCGTGGTGAGGCGCGAGTGGTGGTGGGGACGCGCAGCTCGATCTTTGCGCCGATGCCCGATCTGGGGTTGATCATTGTCGATGAAGAGCACGACGGCAGCTACAAGCAGGAAGAGAATCCGCGTTATCACGGGCGCGATGTGGCCGTGGTTCGGGCGCAGCAGATTGGGGCGACCGTTGTGTTGGGTAGCGCGACGCCGTCGCTCGAGACCCGGCAGAATTCAGAACGCGGCAAATATGTGCGTCTGCTGCTGCCGGAGCGCATTGAGCAGCGTCCGATGCCCGCGGTGGAAGTGATCGATCTGCGGCAGGAGTTTCTCGAGACCAAGAAGAATGCATTGTTCTCGCGGCGCATGGTGGAAGCGGTGCGGGAAAAGCTGGCTTTCGGGGAGCAGGCCATGCTGCTGATGAACCGGCGCGGGTATTCGAACTTTGTCGCCTGCCGCAGTTGCGGATACAAGGTGGAATGCATCAACTGTTCGGTGACGCTCACTTTCCATCGGCGCGATCGCCGCTTGCTCTGCCACTACTGTGGTTATGCCGAGAAGGTTCCTGTGTGTTGCGCAAAGTGCGATAGCGAGCATATCCAGTTCATCGGCAGCGGGAGCGAGAGGATCGAAGAGGAATTGCGCGAGGCTTTTCCTAAGGCACGCATCGCGCGCATGGATCGCGACACCATCAATTCCAAAGCCGACTACGAACACATCCTGCATGGATTTCGGGAAGGGAATTTCGATATTCTGGTCGGCACGCAAATGATCGCCAAGGGTCATGACATCCCGAACGTGACATTGGTCGGGATTGTCAATGCCGATATCGGTCTGGGTATGCCGGACTTTCGCGCCGCCGAACGAAGCTTTCAATTGTTGACACAGGCAGCGGGGCGCGCGGGGCGCGGTGGCCTGCCCGGCACTGTAATCCTGCAGACAATCAACACGGAGCACTATGCGATTCGCTTCAGCGCAATCCAGGACTATGAGTTGTTCTACGAGAAGGAACTGCAGTTTCGCAAGGTGATGCGCTATCCGCCTTTTGCTTCGCTGGCGAATGTGGTGATTCGCAGTGAGCGGCAGGAGGAAGCGCTGCGGATGAGCGGAGAGATCGGCGAAGTGCTCAAGGATTTCAAGGAAGGGATTCGGATTCTCGGACCAGCAGAGGCTCCGGTGCCGCGCGTGAATAAGGAGTTTCGCTACCAGATGCTGTTGAAGGCGGCGCAACGCAAGCGGCTGGGGGAAGCGCTGGATCGTGTGCGGGCTTGTGCGGTAGAGCGCAACTGGCCGGCCACCGCATTGGTGATTGATGTGGACCCGCAAAGTCTTCTCTGA
- the xylB gene encoding xylulokinase: MYWLGIDVGTGGTRALLLNETGKIVAGCTAAHAEMRMEKALWAEQDPEDWWRAAKAAIRAVLQEANADGSSIQGIGFSGQMHGLVMLDGNGQVIRPSLIWCDQRSQTQVDAIHARVGRERVVQFTANPSVTGFTLPKLLWVRDHEPASFERLRTVLLPKDYVRFRLSGEVGQDVSDASGTGLFDVVQRRWSRPMIEELGLDSSWFPPIYESAQVCGRVTTEAAEATGLLAGTPMVTGAGDQAASAVGNGIVESGIASCTLGTSGVVFAHMDQPAYDPGGRVHTFCHAVPGKWHVMGVTQGAGLSLQWFRNTLAPGTSYDALMAEAAEAELGSGGLFWLPYLMGERTPHLDALARGGWVGLTARHQRRDLVRSIVEGVTFSQRDCLDVILELGVEVNRVRASGGGAQSSFWRQVMADVFARRVTTLDSQEGSAYGAGLLAMVGTGGFSSVHEACAACTNEVTQTDPRPREGVAYARAHEIYRTLYPTLKSTFRLL; the protein is encoded by the coding sequence ATGTACTGGCTTGGTATCGATGTAGGGACCGGCGGCACCCGTGCGTTGCTGCTCAATGAGACGGGCAAGATTGTCGCAGGCTGTACCGCGGCGCATGCCGAGATGCGGATGGAGAAGGCACTCTGGGCCGAGCAGGACCCGGAGGATTGGTGGCGTGCCGCGAAGGCCGCCATTCGGGCCGTCCTCCAGGAAGCAAATGCCGATGGCTCCTCGATCCAGGGCATTGGATTTTCAGGCCAGATGCATGGTCTGGTGATGCTCGATGGAAACGGCCAGGTGATCCGGCCCAGCCTGATCTGGTGTGACCAACGGAGCCAGACGCAAGTGGATGCGATCCATGCCCGGGTGGGACGTGAGCGGGTGGTTCAGTTTACGGCGAATCCGTCGGTGACGGGTTTTACGCTCCCGAAGCTGCTCTGGGTGCGCGATCATGAACCCGCATCTTTCGAGCGTCTGCGCACTGTCTTGTTGCCCAAGGACTATGTGCGCTTCCGGCTCAGCGGTGAAGTTGGGCAGGATGTATCCGACGCTTCCGGCACCGGTCTTTTCGATGTGGTGCAGCGCCGTTGGTCGCGTCCGATGATCGAAGAATTAGGGTTAGATTCCAGTTGGTTCCCGCCCATTTATGAAAGCGCGCAGGTCTGTGGACGCGTAACGACAGAGGCGGCGGAAGCCACCGGGTTGCTGGCTGGAACGCCGATGGTGACGGGTGCGGGCGATCAGGCCGCGAGCGCGGTCGGCAATGGCATTGTCGAATCGGGAATCGCGAGTTGCACCTTGGGAACCTCGGGCGTGGTGTTTGCACACATGGATCAACCAGCCTATGATCCAGGCGGCCGTGTTCATACCTTCTGCCATGCGGTGCCCGGCAAATGGCATGTCATGGGTGTGACGCAGGGGGCCGGGCTGAGCCTGCAATGGTTCCGGAATACGCTGGCGCCGGGCACAAGCTATGATGCGCTGATGGCGGAGGCGGCCGAGGCGGAACTCGGGAGTGGCGGACTCTTCTGGCTGCCCTATCTGATGGGCGAACGTACGCCGCATCTGGATGCCCTGGCGCGCGGAGGATGGGTGGGACTGACAGCCCGCCACCAACGCAGGGATCTGGTGCGCAGCATTGTCGAAGGGGTCACCTTCTCACAACGCGATTGCCTGGATGTGATTTTGGAGCTTGGTGTCGAGGTGAACCGCGTACGTGCTTCCGGCGGAGGCGCGCAAAGCAGCTTTTGGCGTCAAGTGATGGCTGATGTGTTTGCACGGCGGGTGACGACACTCGATTCGCAGGAAGGTTCGGCTTATGGCGCCGGACTGCTCGCCATGGTGGGTACGGGCGGGTTCAGTAGTGTGCATGAAGCTTGTGCGGCATGTACGAATGAAGTGACCCAAACCGATCCCCGTCCGCGCGAAGGCGTGGCCTACGCGAGAGCACATGAAATCTATCGCACCCTTTATCCGACACTGAAGAGTACTTTCCGCCTGTTGTAA
- a CDS encoding ROK family protein: MTEYSIGVDLGGTNLRAAVVDQDGNLLDQVNVATSPDKGRDYVIGEIVDSIQKLRAKQSEGRFAGVGIGVPGFILIDKGIIVGSNNLAFLEGFALRDDIERRLGAPVILENDANSAALGESWIGAGQDVDDLVLLTLGTGIGGGIIYGNRVMHGREGMAGELGHITVVPNGNPCGCGNVGCLEKHASATAISCLADLMRVTPHPNPSAEEIFKLAAAGDWKAQQIFRSMGEALGVALAMLINTFNFPLFLLSGGPLPAWDYFAPAMIDEVKRRSFTYRNTKTRIEKAKLGNQAGLFGAAYLPFQAQNYRA, from the coding sequence GTGACTGAATATTCAATCGGTGTGGACCTTGGCGGCACGAATCTGCGAGCGGCTGTTGTGGATCAGGATGGCAACCTTCTGGATCAGGTGAACGTTGCGACGAGTCCGGATAAGGGGCGCGATTATGTGATTGGGGAGATCGTCGATTCGATCCAGAAACTGCGCGCCAAGCAGTCGGAGGGGCGTTTTGCTGGTGTGGGAATCGGCGTGCCCGGTTTCATTCTGATTGATAAGGGCATCATCGTTGGATCAAATAACCTGGCTTTTCTTGAAGGTTTTGCCCTGCGTGACGACATCGAACGCCGTCTGGGCGCTCCGGTGATTCTGGAGAATGACGCGAACTCGGCGGCGCTGGGGGAGAGCTGGATTGGCGCCGGCCAGGATGTGGACGATCTGGTGCTGCTCACGCTTGGCACGGGCATCGGTGGCGGGATCATCTACGGCAATCGCGTGATGCATGGGCGGGAAGGAATGGCCGGTGAACTGGGACACATCACCGTGGTGCCGAATGGGAATCCCTGTGGTTGCGGGAATGTTGGTTGTCTGGAAAAGCATGCCTCGGCGACCGCGATCAGTTGCCTGGCCGATCTGATGCGCGTCACCCCGCACCCGAACCCGAGTGCGGAAGAGATTTTCAAGCTGGCGGCGGCCGGAGATTGGAAGGCGCAGCAGATCTTCCGCTCGATGGGGGAGGCTCTGGGCGTTGCCCTGGCCATGCTGATCAATACCTTCAACTTCCCGCTGTTTCTGTTGAGCGGCGGGCCGCTGCCGGCCTGGGATTACTTTGCTCCTGCCATGATCGACGAAGTGAAACGCCGTAGCTTCACCTATCGCAATACGAAGACGAGGATTGAGAAGGCCAAGCTGGGCAATCAGGCTGGGCTTTTTGGGGCTGCCTACCTGCCATTCCAAGCGCAGAACTACCGCGCCTGA
- a CDS encoding DUF885 domain-containing protein — MRRIAALSLFVFLTACSSKPPRFDTIAEEYVFNTLTFSPSAATAAGYHRHNGVPLDELVDEFSPSASDRQRAYYARFASGLKRDVVPEKLSPEDLADYKLVKQLIDLARFDLEDMPAWQHAPQLYAEVIGNALFVPFAQDYAPRNKRFYDILKRLERLPARLLQAQGNLISAPKIWRDVAIEENQGNIELIATIRKERPEELSKKFDLAADEAVKAIQRFNQFLAKELQGKDDEWRLGPEKYQKKFQLTLGTTETPDQLLAAAEAELQKTREEMGRLSGWNGKGDLNATIRKRLDLIAKRHTTRENYFADARRDLEEATAFVQTKSLLPLLPSTNLKLIETPAFMRGIYSVGGFNPAPAMDPQLGAQYWITPIPADWPADRVDSKLREYNFYGLKLLTIHEAMPGHYVQFEYANRVEPRGRRLLRSVYANGAYVEGWAVYATQMMIEEGYLNHDPDLKLTFLKQQLRVISNAILDIKLQTGRMTDQEAITLMTEQAFQEQEEATAKLQRAKLSSVQLVTYYAGWRDHLRMRQVAREAQGSKFNLSAYHKAVLEAGGLPVASVCQLITGRDLLH; from the coding sequence ATGCGCCGTATCGCAGCCCTTTCCCTGTTCGTATTCCTGACCGCTTGTAGCTCCAAACCGCCACGCTTTGACACCATCGCGGAAGAGTACGTTTTCAATACCTTGACCTTCTCGCCTTCTGCTGCCACGGCTGCCGGTTACCATCGGCACAATGGCGTTCCACTCGATGAGTTGGTAGACGAGTTTTCACCCAGCGCCTCCGATCGCCAACGCGCCTATTACGCGCGCTTCGCCTCCGGCCTCAAACGGGATGTCGTCCCTGAAAAACTCTCGCCCGAGGACTTGGCCGACTACAAGCTCGTCAAGCAACTGATTGACTTGGCCCGCTTTGATCTCGAAGACATGCCTGCCTGGCAACACGCGCCGCAATTGTACGCAGAAGTCATCGGCAACGCCCTCTTCGTTCCCTTTGCGCAAGACTATGCCCCCCGCAACAAACGCTTCTACGACATCCTGAAACGTCTCGAACGCCTCCCCGCCCGCCTGCTGCAAGCCCAGGGCAACCTGATCAGCGCTCCGAAGATCTGGCGCGATGTTGCGATCGAAGAGAACCAGGGCAACATCGAACTGATTGCCACCATCCGGAAAGAGCGCCCCGAGGAGCTTTCGAAAAAGTTCGACCTCGCCGCCGATGAAGCAGTGAAGGCCATCCAGCGCTTCAATCAGTTTCTAGCCAAAGAGCTACAAGGCAAGGACGACGAGTGGCGGCTCGGCCCGGAGAAGTATCAGAAGAAGTTCCAACTCACTCTAGGCACCACGGAAACGCCGGATCAACTGCTGGCTGCGGCGGAAGCGGAACTGCAGAAAACCCGTGAAGAGATGGGCCGCCTCAGCGGCTGGAACGGCAAAGGCGATCTGAATGCCACCATCCGCAAGCGTCTCGACCTGATCGCCAAACGGCACACCACCCGTGAGAATTACTTTGCCGACGCGCGCCGGGATCTGGAGGAGGCCACCGCCTTTGTACAAACAAAGTCGTTACTGCCCCTGCTGCCCAGCACCAATCTCAAGCTCATCGAGACGCCGGCCTTCATGCGCGGGATCTATTCAGTAGGCGGCTTCAACCCCGCACCAGCCATGGACCCACAGCTTGGGGCGCAATATTGGATCACGCCCATTCCCGCCGATTGGCCTGCCGATCGGGTGGACTCAAAACTCCGGGAATACAACTTCTACGGCCTCAAGCTCCTCACCATTCACGAAGCCATGCCAGGCCACTACGTCCAATTTGAGTACGCGAACCGTGTCGAGCCCCGGGGCCGCAGGCTTCTCCGCAGTGTGTACGCGAATGGAGCCTATGTCGAAGGCTGGGCCGTCTATGCAACCCAAATGATGATCGAGGAAGGCTATCTCAATCACGATCCAGATCTGAAGCTGACTTTTCTCAAGCAACAGCTCCGCGTGATCTCCAATGCGATTCTCGACATCAAGCTGCAAACCGGCCGCATGACCGACCAGGAAGCAATCACGTTGATGACGGAACAGGCATTTCAGGAACAAGAGGAAGCGACGGCCAAGCTGCAACGGGCCAAGCTCTCGAGCGTCCAACTTGTGACCTATTATGCCGGCTGGCGCGATCATCTCCGTATGCGGCAAGTGGCGCGCGAGGCACAAGGCAGCAAATTCAACCTGTCTGCCTATCACAAGGCAGTGCTCGAGGCTGGTGGATTGCCGGTTGCCTCCGTGTGCCAACTGATCACGGGCCGGGACCTACTTCACTAA